One window of Candidatus Regiella endosymbiont of Tuberolachnus salignus genomic DNA carries:
- a CDS encoding type IV secretory system conjugative DNA transfer family protein, which yields MTIFQNQSQLNEIYGYEGTKTLLANHSCKVNYAISEQADAERVSNELGFRTERSRSESKNRSKGILSKGESASEAKRPLMLPQELKTLGFDEEIIILKGEHPIKCKKAFYFNDSDFMDKLIVLSPTLKKAAEKLKKGQFPSKADLAQALFHHELEADNFNKVMTG from the coding sequence TTGACTATTTTTCAAAACCAATCTCAATTAAATGAAATTTACGGTTATGAAGGCACGAAAACGCTGTTAGCTAACCACTCCTGTAAAGTGAACTATGCCATCAGCGAACAAGCGGATGCAGAACGGGTATCCAATGAGTTGGGTTTCAGAACGGAGAGATCAAGATCAGAAAGTAAAAACCGTTCTAAAGGGATCTTATCTAAAGGTGAATCTGCCAGTGAAGCAAAACGCCCTTTAATGTTGCCACAAGAACTCAAGACATTAGGTTTTGACGAAGAAATTATTATCTTAAAAGGCGAACACCCCATTAAATGCAAAAAGGCATTTTATTTTAATGACAGTGACTTTATGGACAAACTCATTGTGCTTTCCCCCACCCTTAAAAAAGCCGCTGAGAAATTAAAAAAAGGACAATTCCCCAGTAAAGCGGATTTGGCACAGGCTTTATTTCATCATGAGCTTGAAGCGGATAATTTTAATAAGGTGATGACAGGATGA
- the ltrA gene encoding group II intron reverse transcriptase/maturase: protein MTVLSNDGTTWLTKLERIGERAACDKQLVFNNLGHLLNNNMLCGQFYRLDGNKAVGIDRVTKAAYGENLDENVMNLVKRIRKGTYQPKPARITEIPKEDGSKRPLAISCVEDKLVQRAVSDILSRIYEPLFLPCSYGFRPKLNCHDALKALQQQTFRNWNGAIVEIDIRKYFNRIPHRELMELLRRKISDRRFLRLIEVLITAPVIAGKQLSSNEQGCPQGSILSPILANIYLHHVLDKWFDEISRSSLPGRVEMVRYADDMIFTFQIQREAERFYRVLPKRLNKYGLALHDDKSQLLPAGHIAALKASQSGERLPTFNFLGFTCYWGKTRKGYWRLKFTSRKDRFAAKLKGLRDFLWKNLTSNKRQTLNTVISVVRGWVNYHGISDNQRRVGQFIHQSRRIIFRWFNRKGGRRRLTWEKLALILKMLGYPTKWRTRSLFQSH from the coding sequence ATGACCGTACTCAGCAACGACGGAACAACATGGTTAACTAAACTTGAGCGCATAGGTGAGAGAGCAGCATGTGATAAACAGCTCGTGTTCAACAACTTAGGACATTTGCTAAACAACAACATGCTGTGTGGACAATTCTATCGGCTAGATGGGAATAAAGCCGTAGGGATTGATCGCGTGACAAAGGCGGCATACGGAGAAAACCTCGACGAGAATGTTATGAATCTCGTCAAGCGGATACGCAAGGGGACATACCAACCCAAGCCAGCCAGAATAACGGAGATCCCAAAAGAAGACGGCAGTAAACGGCCATTAGCGATTTCCTGTGTGGAAGATAAGCTGGTACAGCGTGCTGTCAGCGATATTTTGAGCAGGATATACGAACCGCTATTTCTGCCCTGTTCTTACGGTTTTCGCCCGAAATTAAATTGTCATGATGCATTAAAGGCGCTACAACAACAAACCTTCCGTAACTGGAACGGGGCTATTGTAGAAATCGATATCCGTAAGTATTTCAACAGAATACCTCATAGGGAATTAATGGAATTACTGCGGAGAAAGATATCAGATAGGCGCTTCCTAAGATTGATCGAGGTGCTGATAACTGCGCCAGTAATAGCAGGTAAACAATTATCCAGCAACGAGCAAGGCTGTCCGCAAGGGTCAATTCTGTCGCCCATTCTTGCCAATATATACCTACACCATGTGCTCGATAAATGGTTTGATGAAATCAGCCGTTCATCTCTTCCTGGACGTGTGGAGATGGTGAGATATGCTGACGACATGATATTTACCTTTCAGATTCAAAGAGAAGCGGAACGCTTCTACAGAGTCTTGCCGAAACGATTGAATAAATATGGTTTGGCACTGCATGATGATAAATCGCAACTATTACCTGCGGGGCATATTGCAGCGCTAAAAGCCAGCCAGTCCGGAGAACGTCTACCGACGTTCAACTTTCTGGGATTTACCTGCTATTGGGGGAAAACGCGAAAGGGATATTGGCGGCTGAAATTTACCAGTCGAAAAGACCGCTTTGCGGCCAAACTTAAAGGACTAAGAGACTTTCTCTGGAAGAATCTGACCTCAAATAAAAGGCAAACCCTGAATACCGTCATTAGCGTTGTCCGAGGCTGGGTAAACTATCACGGCATTTCGGACAATCAAAGACGGGTTGGCCAGTTTATACACCAGAGTCGCCGTATTATCTTCAGGTGGTTTAACCGCAAAGGTGGGCGACGTCGCCTGACATGGGAAAAGCTCGCTCTGATCCTGAAAATGCTGGGTTATCCAACAAAATGGAGAACCCGATCACTGTTTCAATCTCACTAA
- a CDS encoding Tn3 family transposase, with product MDYDSKTPLDDAFFSTLPQVEIPDLMLYMGERINMWSSFTHIRTRYNKKKEPPPLAIIACILSEAFGISIEKMAEMSDLNPNLMRSTQEDFIRTGTVCAANDTVANFIHSLPIFKQWNLLDEKLLADADGQKLPTSESTIQSRYSKKHLGKSPGLSIYTLIANFVAVNAKNIGLNEYEGHSLYDVIHGNKTDITIDRVTGDNHSLNKLNFVILDSIDVDYVPGIKDIREAANDLYSVKTPDNYTGIIRPKGSIDKNLIKAQKRGILRVLLSLLLQENTQSHIVRKLNSFARYAGLKRALIEYNTLFKSTHVLNLIDNMTLRKAIRTARNRTEAYHQLQGLIRKIYHGVFKGKKRITNQVSAHAVRLVANSIIAYNAIILNTLYEKMQAEGVSQTIIDEFVRISPIAWAHIAFTGKYNFKKSKSDFNLDTMINELEKHLKRCFWKAA from the coding sequence TTGGATTATGATAGCAAGACGCCTCTTGATGACGCTTTTTTCAGCACCCTGCCTCAGGTAGAAATACCCGACCTCATGCTGTATATGGGGGAGCGGATTAACATGTGGAGTTCTTTTACCCACATAAGAACACGCTACAATAAAAAAAAGGAACCCCCGCCGCTGGCCATTATCGCCTGTATTCTATCGGAGGCCTTTGGCATTAGCATAGAAAAGATGGCAGAAATGTCTGATCTAAACCCTAACCTAATGCGCTCAACTCAAGAAGATTTTATACGCACAGGAACGGTATGCGCAGCGAATGACACAGTGGCTAACTTTATCCACTCACTGCCTATTTTTAAGCAATGGAATTTATTAGATGAAAAATTGTTAGCAGATGCGGATGGGCAAAAACTTCCGACCAGTGAAAGTACTATCCAGTCACGGTATTCAAAAAAACATCTTGGGAAATCTCCTGGGCTATCCATTTATACATTGATAGCCAATTTTGTTGCCGTTAATGCCAAGAACATTGGGCTTAATGAATATGAAGGGCATTCTCTTTATGACGTCATTCATGGTAATAAAACAGACATTACTATCGACAGGGTAACGGGTGATAATCACTCTCTGAATAAGCTCAATTTTGTTATATTGGATTCTATTGACGTTGATTATGTGCCTGGCATTAAAGATATAAGAGAAGCAGCGAATGACCTGTATTCCGTCAAAACACCGGATAATTACACAGGGATTATTCGCCCCAAAGGGAGTATCGATAAAAATCTGATTAAAGCACAAAAGAGAGGAATATTACGGGTATTACTGTCTTTATTACTGCAAGAAAATACGCAAAGTCACATTGTTAGAAAACTAAATTCCTTTGCGCGTTACGCTGGATTAAAAAGAGCACTGATTGAATATAATACCCTCTTTAAAAGCACACATGTATTGAATTTAATCGATAATATGACGCTTCGAAAGGCTATCCGAACGGCCAGAAATCGAACAGAGGCCTATCACCAGTTACAAGGTCTCATCAGGAAAATTTATCACGGGGTTTTTAAAGGAAAAAAGAGAATAACTAATCAGGTCAGCGCGCATGCAGTAAGACTGGTTGCAAATTCTATCATTGCCTACAACGCTATTATTTTAAATACCCTTTATGAAAAAATGCAAGCAGAGGGAGTTAGCCAGACAATTATTGATGAGTTTGTCAGGATTTCTCCTATTGCCTGGGCGCACATTGCCTTTACTGGTAAGTACAATTTTAAAAAGAGCAAGAGTGATTTTAATCTGGATACGATGATCAATGAGCTTGAAAAACATTTAAAACGATGCTTCTGGAAAGCCGCTTAA
- a CDS encoding DUF4158 domain-containing protein encodes MIPLKRIYLLPEAEITDLYARPLFNQDEQRLYFEMSQGELDKLSQFGTLKTKIYFILQLAYFKTKNQFFTFVFEDVLADVAYVLAKFFKKTDPIFQGSITRQRIRQQKQIILSLFNYQDWSVKQAILIEEHLCELLRYYPKGHDTFRQLLVYLDNQKIVIPTYRCLQDMFTRAFAKESD; translated from the coding sequence ATGATTCCCCTAAAACGTATTTATCTTTTGCCTGAAGCTGAAATTACCGATCTCTATGCAAGACCCCTTTTTAATCAAGATGAACAACGGCTTTATTTTGAAATGAGCCAAGGTGAATTAGATAAACTCAGTCAATTTGGTACGCTCAAAACAAAAATATATTTCATTTTGCAGCTTGCCTACTTCAAAACCAAAAACCAATTTTTCACTTTTGTATTTGAGGATGTTCTGGCTGATGTTGCCTATGTGCTTGCCAAATTTTTCAAAAAAACCGACCCGATATTTCAGGGAAGCATCACACGTCAACGCATCCGTCAGCAAAAACAAATTATTCTCAGTCTGTTTAATTATCAAGATTGGTCAGTAAAACAAGCCATCCTGATTGAGGAACACCTGTGTGAATTGTTGCGGTATTATCCTAAAGGCCATGACACCTTCCGCCAGTTACTGGTCTACCTTGATAATCAAAAAATCGTTATCCCGACCTATCGGTGTTTGCAGGATATGTTTACCCGGGCATTTGCTAAAGAAAGCGACTGA
- a CDS encoding plasmid pRiA4b ORF-3 family protein has protein sequence MKTFTIKVAIRGVSPMVWRRFRIAAHTSLAALHYIIQIAQGWDDEHLYQFHIYGKDYGIAYEGGMGFSDDPYLVTLDDFGFDVGDRFTYEYNFFENWLHDIRIETIHDNSTQKSPFCL, from the coding sequence ATGAAAACATTCACCATTAAGGTCGCGATTCGTGGTGTCAGTCCCATGGTCTGGCGTCGGTTTAGGATTGCTGCTCATACCTCACTGGCCGCTCTTCACTACATTATCCAGATAGCACAAGGCTGGGATGATGAGCATCTTTATCAATTTCACATTTATGGCAAAGACTACGGAATAGCCTACGAAGGTGGGATGGGTTTTTCGGATGATCCCTATTTGGTAACACTTGATGACTTTGGCTTTGATGTCGGTGATCGTTTCACCTATGAATACAATTTCTTTGAAAACTGGCTTCATGACATTCGCATCGAAACCATCCATGATAACTCAACCCAAAAGTCTCCATTTTGTCTGTAA
- a CDS encoding addiction module antidote protein: protein MTKSRNYDDAMVEMLKNDTEFAIAYLHQAFAELDEEGGQEAFLIALRHIVEARGGMAVIADKAKVSRETLYRTLSAKGNPTLSTMRQIIHAAGFNFSNIAAHA from the coding sequence ATGACCAAATCAAGAAATTACGATGATGCAATGGTTGAAATGTTGAAAAATGACACTGAATTCGCCATTGCTTATCTTCATCAGGCTTTCGCCGAACTTGATGAAGAAGGAGGGCAGGAAGCGTTTCTTATAGCTCTGCGCCATATTGTTGAAGCGCGCGGCGGGATGGCAGTGATTGCAGATAAAGCAAAAGTATCTCGCGAAACTTTATACAGAACGCTATCAGCGAAAGGAAATCCAACATTAAGTACGATGCGTCAGATCATCCATGCAGCCGGCTTCAATTTTTCAAACATTGCTGCTCATGCTTAG
- a CDS encoding type II toxin-antitoxin system RelE/ParE family toxin — MKIKNYLTPDGHDLFSVFLKKVRDPIAKAKIAMRVNRMSAGNFGDCKPLREGVWEIRIDQGSGYRVYYSLVNKQIILLLLGGDKRTQSADIDHAVACLQDYLKR; from the coding sequence ATGAAGATAAAAAACTACCTGACGCCAGACGGTCATGATCTATTCTCCGTTTTTCTGAAAAAGGTCAGAGATCCTATTGCCAAGGCAAAAATAGCGATGAGAGTGAACAGGATGTCAGCCGGTAACTTCGGTGACTGTAAACCTCTTAGAGAGGGAGTCTGGGAAATCCGTATCGATCAAGGATCGGGTTATCGCGTGTACTACAGCCTGGTTAACAAGCAAATTATTTTATTGTTGTTAGGCGGCGATAAAAGAACACAAAGCGCAGATATTGATCATGCGGTAGCGTGTTTGCAAGATTACTTAAAGAGGTAA
- the istB gene encoding IS21-like element helper ATPase IstB translates to MNLQLSRIGELTSALQLPGIDANACDLAQQAAQQEWDYLTFLEQILQCEKRSRHQRKQHIFTRMAGFPGLKTLENFDFTFAAGVPKKQVIELASLSFIERQENVVMLGPSGVGKTHIAIALGYKAVQAGIKTRFISASDLILQLATAQRQDNYKQVMQRAVQAPRLLIIDEIGYLPFTVHEAKLLFDVIAKRYEKASVILTSNLPFGQWGQVFANDTALTSAMLDRVLHHSHILQIKGESYRIKEKKQAGLMDKPKV, encoded by the coding sequence ATGAACCTGCAATTATCCCGTATTGGCGAACTTACCTCAGCGCTGCAACTGCCGGGGATTGATGCAAATGCCTGCGATTTAGCCCAGCAGGCGGCGCAACAAGAGTGGGATTATCTGACCTTCCTGGAGCAGATTCTGCAGTGTGAGAAACGTTCACGTCATCAGCGGAAGCAGCATATATTCACCCGAATGGCTGGATTCCCTGGCCTAAAAACGCTGGAAAACTTTGATTTTACCTTCGCCGCGGGGGTGCCCAAAAAACAGGTCATCGAGTTAGCGTCGTTGTCATTTATTGAGCGCCAGGAGAATGTGGTGATGCTGGGGCCGTCAGGGGTGGGCAAGACCCATATCGCAATAGCCCTAGGTTACAAGGCCGTGCAGGCAGGAATCAAAACCCGTTTTATCAGTGCATCTGACTTAATTCTGCAACTAGCCACAGCGCAGCGACAAGACAACTATAAACAGGTCATGCAGCGCGCCGTACAGGCACCCAGGTTGCTAATTATTGATGAAATCGGCTATCTGCCCTTTACCGTACATGAGGCAAAATTGCTGTTTGATGTTATTGCCAAACGCTATGAAAAAGCTTCAGTGATATTAACAAGCAACTTGCCTTTTGGTCAGTGGGGACAAGTCTTTGCAAACGATACAGCACTCACCTCGGCCATGTTAGACCGGGTACTACACCACTCACATATCTTGCAAATCAAAGGAGAAAGCTATCGGATCAAAGAAAAAAAACAAGCCGGATTAATGGACAAACCCAAAGTGTAG
- the istA gene encoding IS21 family transposase, producing MLFRELKELGYTGSLSLLRQYLYLYRGKPTPEPIVRFETEAGKQMQVDWGQMRGGKSPLHVFIAVLGYSRAMMVIFTDNMRYDTLEHCHRLTLDYFQGVPREVWYDNMKTVVVERDAYGEGKHKLNQAFYPFAKSMGFIPKLCHTYRPQTKGKVERMVRYVRDNFFRPLNTKLLALGLTLDTDTANEHVTLWLETVAHQRIHDTTKEKPALRLIDERKALQALPPEIVPISSSLASERSLPSVNELSQQPLHHALSVYDQLMEAI from the coding sequence GTGTTATTCAGAGAACTCAAAGAGTTAGGCTATACAGGTAGCCTGTCGTTGTTACGTCAGTATTTGTATCTGTACCGTGGCAAACCTACGCCAGAGCCCATCGTGCGTTTTGAAACCGAAGCCGGCAAGCAAATGCAAGTCGACTGGGGTCAAATGCGGGGGGGTAAATCTCCCCTTCATGTCTTTATCGCTGTCTTGGGGTATAGCCGGGCGATGATGGTGATATTCACTGATAACATGCGATACGACACACTTGAGCACTGTCATCGACTCACCTTGGATTACTTCCAGGGCGTGCCACGCGAAGTCTGGTACGACAATATGAAAACGGTGGTGGTGGAGCGTGATGCTTATGGTGAAGGCAAACATAAGCTTAATCAGGCGTTTTACCCGTTTGCCAAAAGTATGGGGTTTATCCCGAAGCTTTGCCATACCTATCGACCACAAACCAAAGGCAAGGTTGAACGAATGGTACGCTATGTCAGGGATAATTTCTTTCGTCCGCTCAATACCAAGTTATTGGCGTTGGGCCTGACGCTCGATACTGACACTGCCAATGAGCACGTCACGCTATGGCTGGAAACGGTGGCACACCAACGGATCCATGACACCACTAAAGAAAAACCTGCACTGCGGCTTATCGATGAACGTAAAGCACTACAGGCATTACCTCCCGAAATAGTACCGATAAGCTCTTCTCTGGCCAGCGAGCGCTCATTACCTTCGGTCAATGAGTTGAGTCAGCAACCACTGCATCATGCTCTTAGCGTGTATGACCAACTGATGGAGGCGATATGA
- a CDS encoding group II intron maturase-specific domain-containing protein, with protein sequence MSHKTPLSLEAMARWLNPMLRGWFKYYGRFSWTV encoded by the coding sequence TTGAGCCACAAGACACCGCTATCGCTGGAAGCAATGGCACGATGGCTTAATCCCATGTTACGAGGCTGGTTTAAGTACTATGGGCGCTTTTCCTGGACTGTGTAG
- a CDS encoding leucine-rich repeat domain-containing protein, translating into MLIKSNLYSSNLTQLIDDLTEYLNGLKSSLISTSNSGSLSIEAKSNTISTPTTSSMFSNISTETTQKKAALDKINKLASYSKCLSLENIGSGIASIKDDDVKNKLDILKQLESVYLANNQLTVENFAYLKNTLLSGKKLSILDLRNNALKDLPDINDFTQLRKLDLRGNSLKSFNASYLPPSYH; encoded by the coding sequence ATGCTTATCAAATCAAACCTGTACAGTAGTAATTTAACACAATTGATAGATGACTTGACTGAATATCTCAACGGATTGAAAAGCAGTCTTATATCAACCTCTAATTCAGGCTCCTTATCTATAGAAGCAAAGAGTAATACAATATCAACTCCGACTACTTCGTCAATGTTTTCTAATATTTCTACAGAAACTACTCAAAAAAAAGCGGCGCTTGATAAAATCAACAAATTGGCGTCTTACTCAAAATGTCTTTCTTTAGAAAACATAGGGTCTGGCATAGCCAGCATAAAGGATGATGATGTAAAAAACAAATTAGACATTTTAAAACAATTAGAATCTGTATATCTTGCTAATAATCAGTTAACTGTGGAAAACTTTGCATATCTGAAAAACACATTACTAAGTGGTAAGAAATTGTCGATTCTTGATTTAAGAAATAATGCATTAAAAGATTTACCTGACATAAATGATTTTACTCAATTACGAAAACTTGATCTTAGGGGAAACTCGTTAAAAAGCTTTAATGCATCTTACTTACCTCCCTCGTATCATTAA
- the ltrA gene encoding group II intron reverse transcriptase/maturase, translating into MIKTTINLQDLRRKIYIKAKADKSWRFWGIYVHVGKMETLRTSYKLAKQNKGAPGVDGVTFEEIESAGVDNFLESIRKDLLSKTYYPLRNRKRAIPKAGGQSRMLSIPTIRDRVVQGAVKLILEAIFEADFQPGSFGYRPKRTAAEAVEQVTVAAIKNMTRVIDVDLKSYFDTVRHDILLSKIATRVNDKEVMRLLKLILKAGGKCGVPQGGPLSPLLSNIYLNEVDKMLERAKGVTGTDGYQHIAYARWADDLIIMIDSYRKWDWLAAGVYKRLKEELMKLGVTLNLEKTRQVDLKQDESFSFLGFVFRRTKTKQGKWGIMKTPKMDARTRLLQKLKAVFRGHQSQPIDRVIYLINPILRGWVNYYRIGNSSRCFTYVKDWVEKKARRHLMKARRRQGFGWGRWSREGFYQKLGLYSDYKIRYYPVPKVSPAR; encoded by the coding sequence ATGATAAAAACAACCATTAATTTGCAAGACCTGAGAAGGAAGATATACATCAAAGCGAAGGCTGATAAATCTTGGCGATTTTGGGGTATCTATGTTCATGTTGGTAAGATGGAAACGTTGCGTACCTCCTATAAGCTGGCGAAACAAAACAAGGGGGCACCAGGAGTAGATGGGGTGACCTTTGAAGAAATTGAGTCCGCAGGGGTAGACAACTTTCTTGAATCCATCAGGAAGGATTTACTCTCCAAGACCTACTACCCACTGAGGAATCGGAAACGGGCGATACCGAAAGCTGGAGGGCAATCCAGGATGTTAAGTATTCCCACTATTCGAGACCGCGTAGTGCAAGGTGCAGTCAAACTCATTCTAGAAGCGATATTCGAGGCAGATTTCCAGCCGGGCTCTTTTGGTTATCGCCCCAAGCGAACGGCTGCTGAAGCAGTAGAACAGGTAACAGTAGCAGCTATCAAGAATATGACGCGAGTCATCGATGTCGATCTCAAATCGTATTTTGACACCGTGCGCCACGATATTTTGTTAAGCAAAATAGCAACGCGCGTGAATGACAAAGAAGTCATGCGGCTACTCAAGCTGATACTGAAAGCAGGTGGGAAATGTGGGGTACCTCAAGGCGGTCCGTTGTCGCCATTACTGAGCAATATCTATCTCAATGAGGTAGATAAGATGCTTGAACGAGCAAAGGGGGTAACGGGTACGGATGGATATCAGCATATTGCATACGCGAGATGGGCTGATGATCTTATCATAATGATCGACAGCTATAGAAAATGGGATTGGCTGGCAGCGGGTGTCTACAAACGACTGAAAGAAGAACTCATGAAGTTGGGAGTAACACTTAATTTAGAAAAGACACGACAAGTTGATCTGAAGCAAGATGAATCCTTCAGTTTTCTAGGGTTTGTTTTTAGAAGAACGAAAACAAAGCAAGGGAAATGGGGAATCATGAAAACACCGAAGATGGACGCGAGAACACGGCTTTTACAGAAATTAAAAGCGGTGTTCAGAGGCCATCAGTCTCAACCGATTGATCGGGTCATTTATCTCATCAATCCGATACTCAGAGGCTGGGTGAATTATTATAGGATCGGTAATTCAAGTCGATGTTTTACCTACGTTAAAGATTGGGTAGAAAAGAAAGCGAGACGTCATTTAATGAAGGCACGTCGACGGCAAGGCTTCGGCTGGGGGAGATGGAGTAGGGAAGGGTTTTATCAAAAATTAGGTTTATATTCAGACTATAAGATTAGATATTACCCAGTACCGAAAGTGTCGCCAGCCAGATAG
- a CDS encoding helix-turn-helix domain-containing protein, producing the protein MPANPVPINIKQQGLLWLQPPYNWSHRQIAKKLDVSPSVVSRWRNELMSDGLFVSANDKRP; encoded by the coding sequence ATGCCGGCAAACCCCGTGCCTATCAATATCAAGCAACAAGGGTTGCTCTGGCTTCAACCTCCGTATAATTGGTCTCACCGGCAAATAGCGAAGAAGCTAGACGTGAGCCCTTCGGTTGTTTCAAGATGGAGAAACGAGTTAATGAGTGATGGCCTGTTTGTCAGCGCTAATGATAAAAGACCGTAA